The window TACGTCGACAACGACAACCTGGATTTTTTTCATGggatctctattttttttaaaagatagaTTTTGAAGAATAGTCAAATgtgagagaaattaattttaagatttgaaaatttaaatttataaaaataaggcTTTGTAAACAACTTCATAACTTACCAATCCCGTCAAATTTAGAAGAGAttatgagttttttaatggaaagtatgtcataggcctactttaaatttttttaattttaattttctcacGATTAGAGAGTCGCcgcataatttataaaaattagtgaATTTAAGATAAACTATAAAGATTTTCGTGCGATGcatacggataaaaatatattgttacaacgttccacgttcatcaaatttggtgttgaatttaaaatataaagtgttattagtctagttggttaaagaattgtatttgttttgttaggttgcgagtttgaaacagacctatagcatttttaattttatttttaacggtttaagtttatgggcggatcaacctagaatctgacccaaatatccaattactctcacatatatatccaaattaaccacagctctcgatccggcaatccggacactttcaaaattaaacatcattatatatatatatatagaatatgtgtggaaatgtattttttagacgctatgtcccacaacgctcCTAAGGTCTATTAACtttgaccatttttaaaatcatttaagttTTGCaatgttttgaaatattttatatgttaacCTATGATCACATaagccaaaaatgtgaaaaataaataaataaataatgccAACAAAACTAAAATGAAAGCCTAGCCTaaacatgataaaaatatatacgaAAACCATGCAAAAGGATCGTGGTTAGCCTCCACGGTTGGCAAACTTGCATTTTAGACGAAGTGTAAACCCAGCTCGGTCAGAATCTGCACCCTCGGTCGAACAATGTGCAACAATATCGGTCCCAAATGCAGTAGACAAGAGCGGTCTCAAGTGCAGTAAACATCATCGGTGTCTGGTCAACAGCAACATCGGTCACAAGTGCAACAGACAACATCGGTCCATGATCAACAACAATATCAGTATCAGGTGCAGTAGACAACATCGGTTCCATGTGCATCAAAAAGTTCAGATTCTTGGTCCTAGGGTACAACAAGCTTCGGTCATCGGTCTTCGGGTGTAGAAAATATCGGTCATTGATCCTTGGTGCAGCTGGCTTCGGTCCTGAGGTGGTGCGTACAATGatgtatacattttttttagttatgcgtaaaaattatattttagaatacaattttaattgtgattttataATCTTGGTTTAATTGGATTTTTATAAGTTGTTTTCAATATTCGTTTCTTCTTGTAAGTTTGTATTATGtgaagaataattattttttattaatatatttaaaattttaataatatgtaatgtattttattttattatgttattttaatttggagGGATGACATcattattagttgaaaaaaaaatgtgaataaagaataaagttgatttttttaattttgtaaatcaatcgtcataatttcaaattataatttaataatttttctaaatatattaattaaattgtaatttaatgtcaaaaaaaatcttcaaatagatcataagattttaattatttatatatataaagtttccTGTTTTAATTTCAATGTTATTTGAATCCAATAACTAATTGATACATGtgaattataaattttctttctctcacaaattaaattaatattatttattaattacatatgaatatgaatgttatatattgataatattaatctattaaggaaattatacattaaattattatatatattttggaactaaattattatatataatattttataaaaataacataataatttttaaaaatatattattaattaaataatattacattaatattatttactagtaacataaaattataacataataatattaaattattattaattaaatatatatcatattaatattttgagaatttaaagaaaaaaattctacattaaattattatatatatttttaggagaaataatataataattttaaattattattaattaaatatatatcataataatattatgaatatacaccaatatatattcatatatcattaaatatatattagataataatttttaaaatgagtatattatttctcataaaaatatatataataatttaatacatatatatatttaattaataataatttaaaattattatattatttttattaaaataaaatatataataatttaatattttattttttattttaaattcacaaTATTCATAAGTTAATTttgattgaattatttttttaataattcacaTGTCTCgaacaaaacatatatatatatatatatatatatatatatatattagattttccATTATCATGTCTTGTCTTGAAAGATTTCTGTAGATTTTATGCATCATCACTCTTCTTCTTTCACAACTAGGGTTCCAGTTTCTACACCATATTTTTCAATGGATCCATATTTTTCAATGGATCCATATTTTTCTCTATGGATAATCGACTTTCTTCTCCGACAACCGCTCCACGACAGGACTCTCCACAAGATTATAcgccctctccctctccctctctccgTCCAAGATTCGACCTTAAAGAAGGCGATGCTTCTTCGAATAATCGTTTCGGAGATTTCCAAGGGCATGGCTTCCGAGAAAATGCTCTTTCTTATGGAACTCATCGAGGAGTTGGATTACCAGGAGGGTGTTGCAGCTTCTGAAGCCATCAAGACGGCGTATTGTGACGTGGCCGTGGATTGCACACTGAGGCTGCTCGAGGAGAGTCAGGACAGAGAGGTGAAATACTTTAATGCGGTGAAGAGAATCTGGAGGCGAAGGGTTTCTAAGATGGAAATGACGGAAAATGTTGGGCTGGTTTCTGAGGTGCTATTGAATTGGAGGGATGATATTGAGAATTCTGTAAGGGATGCTAGTGTTTATGAAGATTTGCTGAAGAAGTGGAGAGACCGTGAAGCTCTTAAATCTGTTAGACTTTATGTTGACGAAGCGTGGGAGACCATGGGGCCTTCGTTTCTTGAACTTATGATGCAGAGGCTAAGTAATGAGCAAATTACGGAAATGTTGAAACATAATTTCTGTCCAGTTAACCATCAAGATCAACATCTCAATCCGAGTACTAGTGCAGGTAACAATTCTCTTatcattaaaaatgttttactCTTCAAATGAAATGACGCCTCTTGGAAATTTCCATGGTTTGTTGGAGGAATGCCATTTTCCTTCAATGGGTATTAGATGCTTCAAGTGTTCCTTACAAAGTTCATTCCTGTTTAGTTGGTTTGCATTCTTATTCATCTAAATCTTTTGAAAGATTTTACATTTGATTTCTGCAATAGGGTATTTCCAGTTTTTGCTGTTGGTTTATTTATACTAGTCTTAAGAATGGAAAATCTCAAAAATAGCCAGTCTTCTGTGTCTCCTTGTTTTTTAGTTGGCTTAGAAAATCTTCCAGGAGTCTGAGCAATCTTTTTTGTAACTTAACGAGTTTAGGGTTCAATGTTTCTTGAAGCAGGTTTATTTAGACTTTAGGGGAATATTTGTGATATAAA is drawn from Impatiens glandulifera chromosome 3, dImpGla2.1, whole genome shotgun sequence and contains these coding sequences:
- the LOC124931793 gene encoding telomeric repeat-binding factor 2-like, with the translated sequence MDPYFSMDPYFSLWIIDFLLRQPLHDRTLHKIIRPLPLPLSVQDSTLKKAMLLRIIVSEISKGMASEKMLFLMELIEELDYQEGVAASEAIKTAYCDVAVDCTLRLLEESQDREVKYFNAVKRIWRRRVSKMEMTENVGLVSEVLLNWRDDIENSVRDASVYEDLLKKWRDREALKSVRLYVDEAWETMGPSFLELMMQRLSNEQITEMLKHNFCPVNHQDQHLNPSTSAEMEKRSILPRRKHVITRLGRGAKISDSDSKDEKAASENGFSFTPEVNKMQEDLRASCKDLQAVVNDPLPEAIQLADKVVSSLPGNNLNQSCPMDVDNLSAATSDGAIAVNETQNNDSHACIVKKKPSLMEKNATARVYEWDDSIDGSSIPLSTSSTRRVSPIKVLKMKNVGRRKNKRWSTVEEDTLRTGVEKYGRGNWKLILNMYRDIFVERTEVDLKDKWRNLTRF